From the Bacteroidia bacterium genome, the window GGGCGGCTGCATTCGCAGCCGCCCTCGTTTGTTTTATTGCTGTTTCAACTTATTTTACATTCAGCACTTTAAACTCAGTACGTCTATTTTGCTGATGTTCTTCTTCTGTGCAAGGCACAACTCGTGTCCCCTCACATTCACAATGATTAATCAGTTTTGATTCACCATAGCCTTTGTAAGTCATCCTTGAGGCCTCAACACCTTTTTTAACGATGTATTGTACGGCAGACTTAGCACGTTTTTCGGAAAGATCCATGTTGTATTTGTAACTTGCACGACAGTCGGTATGTGAGCCTAATTCTATCTGCATCTTAGGATACTTTTTCATGATGTCAACTAACTTATCCAATTCTTTTGCAGCATCAGGTCTGATGTTCCATTTGGCTAAATCGTAATAAATATTGTCAACACGAATTACATCACCCTGACAGAAGAATCCAAAGTCTGCTTTTAAAACGGTTGACTTCGTCAATCCAATAGTAGAACGGTCAGCAAAGTTATCAGCGCAATTTTCTCTAAAGGTCATAACTTTGTAGTTAGTCTCCGGTTCTAAGTCAAAATGGTAATTTCCATTTGCGTCAGTAAGCGTTTCGGTTTCTTTATTTGTTTTTAAATTCATCAGTTTAACCGGATGGTTAGTTAATGATGATTTGTCTTCTTCCAAATAAACATGACCTTCAAGAGTAAATGCAGGGATTTTTGATAATGGAATTTTTATTGTCTGTGGCTCATCATTCACACCATTGATAGACACTTTATTTTCTTTGTATTCATTTTTCGATGCAATGAAATCGTAATTCTGTCCTATAGATAAACATGATTTGAATTTACCTTTGTCATCAGTTTGTACTTCGGCAAAGTTATTCCCTCCTTCGTTGATTACAACTTTGGCATTGGCAAGCGGCAGATTGGTTTCTTTGTCATAAACCAAACCATCCAACGGCACACAGTTCTTTTTAAACATGTACAAGTCGTCATTCTCATTTTTTGTGTCACGGTTTGATGTCAGATAACCACACATGTTTTTCTTATCGTAAACATAAGCAAAGTCATCAAAAGTTGAATTGAGCGGGCCTCCAATATTTTCTGCAGTTTTGAATTTTCCGTTTTCAAAAACACATTTAAAAATGTCTAATCCTCCCATGCCACTCCGACCATTTGAAGAGAAGTACAAACTGCCCTCATGATCGATATATGGAAATACTTCATTCTCTGTGGTGTTTACCTCTGCGCCAAGATTAACTGGCTTTTCCCAATCGCCATTTACTCTGTTGCAAACCCAAATATCCATGCCTCCTTTTCCACCCGGCATATCGCTGGCGAAATAAAGTTTATTGCCGTCTTTTGAAATAAATGGATGCGCACAGGAGTAAGCCTTATTATTATATTTAAATTCTTTAAAAGAATCAAATTTTCCGTTAACCTTTGTAGCACTGAATATTTTTAGCCTGACTATTCTATTCTGATCGCGTACAATTTTTCCATTCTCCTCATAATTGCGTGTAATGTACATTTCGTTTCCATCAGAAGAAAATGAAACAGGGCCGTCATTGTATTTTGATTTATCAGCAAGTTCGAGTAAAACAGGAGTGCTGAAATTATTTTCTTTACCCTTGCTGAACCATAATGAAAGATATGGTTTGGATGTCCAGTCCTGTGTTTTGCTTTTGCCTTCTTCGCGCGAAGAGGCGAATACAATTCCATCTTCATAAGGTACAGCACACATATCACTATTTACTGAGTTTATCAATAAACGTTTAACTAGCCATGAGTCTTGAGCCTTGCTGTAAGCGTTGTTTTTTAGCGCCATTAATTGTTCGGCAACTAATTTGTCATCCGGTTTTTTTGCCAAATATTTCTCAAGATGCATTTCGGCTTTGTCTTTTTTGTCAAGACTTATCAGCACTTTGGCATATTGAAGATGTTCGTTATTGGTTGCATTGGTGTCTGCTGTTATTTTCTCATACCATTTTTCGGCATCTTTATATTGATTGTTCTTTCTGTAACAGTCGGCAAGTTTTGAGGCCGTGCCATGATGATATTCTTTGGAGAGAACTTTCTCATAGAGCGGTATTGCTTTTCCATAACTGTACTTGGAATAAAGCTGGTCGGCAAGAACCAAATCATCTTGCTGTGCAAAACTTGCTGTTGTAATTAAAAGTGCTACAACTGCAAAAAATATTTTCTTTATCTGTGGTGCTATCATTGTTCAGTATATTAATTTGGTTAGAAGAAACGAGGGCTAAGCACACCTGTGCGTTTAAGCGGTATGTCATATCCAAGTGTTATCTCATGTGTGCCGGAATTATATTTGTTCAGCTGATTAGTGGTGTAATCATAAGAGTAGCCAAGGCGAAGTTGTTTGGTAAGATTAACTTGTGCAAAAACTGAAGCGGCAGCACCTGTTCTGTAGGTGGCACCAATCCAGAAAATTTCATTGAAGTATGCAGCTAATGTAACATCTGCCTGAATGGTAGCTCCATCTGATGCTTTTATCATAGTCATTGGTTTTAATTTTATTTCAGGACTGATATCAAACACATATCCACCGGTCAGAAAGTAATGAAAGTTCTGATGTGTAAATTTATTTTTAATATCTCCGCCATTCACTGAGTCAATATAGTTTTCTATCAGTCGTGGTATTGAAAATCCTGCATAAAAACGTTTGGTGTTGTAATAGATTCCAAATCCTGCATTGGGAACTAATTTCGATACATTCTGACTGAACTGAATGTCGTTAGGATCATGGGTCACTACATCAAGATAGTTTTCTCGCATGTGGATAAGACCTGCCTGAAGTCCGAAAGCCAATCTGCCATATTCGCTTGTTTGCAAACGATAGGCGTAGTTGGTGAAAAATCCTACTTTCTTTTCTACACCTATTGATTCATTCATGAAAGACAAACCTAATCCCACTTTTTTATTTTTTACAGGACCATGTATGGAAACAGTTTGTGTTTTTGGTGCACCTTCCATTCCCACCCATTGATTTCTGTACAATGCAGTTGCCGATATCTGATCGCGCGAACCTGCATAAGCCGGGTTGATAAACATTTCGTTAAACATGTATTGTGTAAACAATGGGTCGTACTGTGCACTGGCTTTAATGCTGCATATAGAGGTCAGTAATACTGACATAACCCATATTTTTTTTATTGTTGAATACATTGCTATACTGTTTTTATTGTTGTGAATTCTGTTTATTGCTTCTTTCATATTCTTATCGTTTTAGTGTCAGATATCCCTGCATTGGCTTTTTGCCGTCATTCAGGTCGAGTATGAAATAGTATGTTCCATTTGGTAATTGCTGTCCAAGATAAACACCTGCAACATTTGAAGATCCGTCCCATGAATTGTCATAGTCACGTTTTTTGTAAACTAAGTTACCCCATCTGTTATAGATATAAAGCAGATTGCCGGGATATTTACTAAGACCGTCAATCACGTAAGTGTCGTTTACTGCATTACCATCCGGTGAGAAGCCTGTAGGGACAAACAGTGTGTCACAAATAACACTTACCATTACTTCGCTCACAACTTCGCAACCTTCGTTCGAACGAATGGTTACAGTATAGGTTGTTGAAGCTTTTGGTGTTGCAATCGGATTGGCAATTGTAGAGTCATTTAATCCTGCTCCGGGATGCCAGCTATACCATGAACCACCTGTTGCAAAAAGTTGTGCTATCTCTCCGTTGTTAGGACAAATCATCATACCCGGACTCACAGTATA encodes:
- a CDS encoding type IX secretion system membrane protein PorP/SprF — encoded protein: MKEAINRIHNNKNSIAMYSTIKKIWVMSVLLTSICSIKASAQYDPLFTQYMFNEMFINPAYAGSRDQISATALYRNQWVGMEGAPKTQTVSIHGPVKNKKVGLGLSFMNESIGVEKKVGFFTNYAYRLQTSEYGRLAFGLQAGLIHMRENYLDVVTHDPNDIQFSQNVSKLVPNAGFGIYYNTKRFYAGFSIPRLIENYIDSVNGGDIKNKFTHQNFHYFLTGGYVFDISPEIKLKPMTMIKASDGATIQADVTLAAYFNEIFWIGATYRTGAAASVFAQVNLTKQLRLGYSYDYTTNQLNKYNSGTHEITLGYDIPLKRTGVLSPRFF
- a CDS encoding OmpA family protein, which codes for MIAPQIKKIFFAVVALLITTASFAQQDDLVLADQLYSKYSYGKAIPLYEKVLSKEYHHGTASKLADCYRKNNQYKDAEKWYEKITADTNATNNEHLQYAKVLISLDKKDKAEMHLEKYLAKKPDDKLVAEQLMALKNNAYSKAQDSWLVKRLLINSVNSDMCAVPYEDGIVFASSREEGKSKTQDWTSKPYLSLWFSKGKENNFSTPVLLELADKSKYNDGPVSFSSDGNEMYITRNYEENGKIVRDQNRIVRLKIFSATKVNGKFDSFKEFKYNNKAYSCAHPFISKDGNKLYFASDMPGGKGGMDIWVCNRVNGDWEKPVNLGAEVNTTENEVFPYIDHEGSLYFSSNGRSGMGGLDIFKCVFENGKFKTAENIGGPLNSTFDDFAYVYDKKNMCGYLTSNRDTKNENDDLYMFKKNCVPLDGLVYDKETNLPLANAKVVINEGGNNFAEVQTDDKGKFKSCLSIGQNYDFIASKNEYKENKVSINGVNDEPQTIKIPLSKIPAFTLEGHVYLEEDKSSLTNHPVKLMNLKTNKETETLTDANGNYHFDLEPETNYKVMTFRENCADNFADRSTIGLTKSTVLKADFGFFCQGDVIRVDNIYYDLAKWNIRPDAAKELDKLVDIMKKYPKMQIELGSHTDCRASYKYNMDLSEKRAKSAVQYIVKKGVEASRMTYKGYGESKLINHCECEGTRVVPCTEEEHQQNRRTEFKVLNVK